A stretch of Cucumis sativus cultivar 9930 chromosome 2, Cucumber_9930_V3, whole genome shotgun sequence DNA encodes these proteins:
- the LOC101215077 gene encoding transcription factor bHLH110 isoform X2, with protein MDFSTNLHQQLLHLENQLLVGSGSGHAWTPDLSLSPNCEIEPIFHFQDLNPAIDIAQSFTSLQHYNSHGISKERRYEDQEGKREEKKDSSSSNSLKKINDNESLKSHDYYYYYHSSNFEEEDDQMKKIGQSCCCSKIHPTVNVSSRNSYKPLMTTEFSSSLGLFDHSFSFASSHHLLDQSTTSSSLLTKMGNHEITNAKRAYSLKQQKQSPNKKTRVEPRPTCPPLKIRKEKLGDRIAALQQLVAPFGKTDTASVLMEAISYINFLQNQMLSHSYMKSCRSKNYKTTRRDELNDDKKQESDLKAKGLCLVPLACISYLPEDSTNGGRIGSLWPPLAAANFNRRSF; from the exons ATGGATTTCTCTACAAATCTTCATCAACAACTTCTTCATCTCGAAAACCAATTGCTTGTTGGCTCCGGCAGCGGCCATGCTTGGACTCCCGACCTCTCTTT GTCACCAAATTGTGAGATTGaaccaatttttcatttccaaGATTTGAATCCAGCCATTGATATTGCACAAAGCTTTACAAGTTTGCAGCATTATAATTCCCATGGAATTAGCAAAGAGAGAAGATATGAAGATCAAGAAGGGAAAAGGGAGGAGAAAAAGGACTCAAGTTCTAGtaattctctaaaaaaaatcaatgataatgaaagtttgaaaagtcatgattattattattattatcattcttcaaattttgaagaagaagatgatcaaatgaagaagattggACAAAGCTGTTGTTGCAGCAAAATTCATCCAACTGTTAATGTTTCATCAAGAAATAGTTATAAGCCATTGATGACGACAGAGTTTTCAAGCTCTTTAGGGTTATTtgatcattcattttcatttgcttCTTCACATCATCTCTTGGACCAATCAACAACTTCATCCTCTCTTCTTACTAAA atgGGAAACCATGAAATTACAAATGCAAAGAGAGCTTACAGTTTGAAACAGCAAAAGCAAAGTCCCAACAAGAAGACGAGAGTAGAGCCTCGCCCCACTTGCCCTCCTTTAAAG attagaaaagagaaactaGGAGACAGAATAGCTGCACTTCAGCAATTAGTGGCACCATTTGGTAAG ACTGATACAGCATCAGTTCTAATGGAGGCCATTAGTTATATTAATTTCCTTCAAAATCAG aTGCTAAGCCACTCTTACATGAAATCATGTCGCAGCAAAAACTACAAAACGACACGTCGG GATGAACTAAATGATgacaaaaaacaagaaagtgATTTAAAAGCCAAAGGATTATGCTTAGTACCATTAGCTTGCATTTCTTACTTACCGGAGGATTCCACCAACGGAGGCAGAATCGGCAGCCTTTGGCCCCCGTTGGCCGCTGCAAATTTCAATAGAAGGTCATTTTGA
- the LOC101215077 gene encoding transcription factor bHLH110 isoform X1, whose translation MDFSTNLHQQLLHLENQLLVGSGSGHAWTPDLSLSPNCEIEPIFHFQDLNPAIDIAQSFTSLQHYNSHGISKERRYEDQEGKREEKKDSSSSNSLKKINDNESLKSHDYYYYYHSSNFEEEDDQMKKIGQSCCCSKIHPTVNVSSRNSYKPLMTTEFSSSLGLFDHSFSFASSHHLLDQSTTSSSLLTKMGNHEITNAKRAYSLKQQKQSPNKKTRVEPRPTCPPLKIRKEKLGDRIAALQQLVAPFGKTDTASVLMEAISYINFLQNQVEMLSHSYMKSCRSKNYKTTRRDELNDDKKQESDLKAKGLCLVPLACISYLPEDSTNGGRIGSLWPPLAAANFNRRSF comes from the exons ATGGATTTCTCTACAAATCTTCATCAACAACTTCTTCATCTCGAAAACCAATTGCTTGTTGGCTCCGGCAGCGGCCATGCTTGGACTCCCGACCTCTCTTT GTCACCAAATTGTGAGATTGaaccaatttttcatttccaaGATTTGAATCCAGCCATTGATATTGCACAAAGCTTTACAAGTTTGCAGCATTATAATTCCCATGGAATTAGCAAAGAGAGAAGATATGAAGATCAAGAAGGGAAAAGGGAGGAGAAAAAGGACTCAAGTTCTAGtaattctctaaaaaaaatcaatgataatgaaagtttgaaaagtcatgattattattattattatcattcttcaaattttgaagaagaagatgatcaaatgaagaagattggACAAAGCTGTTGTTGCAGCAAAATTCATCCAACTGTTAATGTTTCATCAAGAAATAGTTATAAGCCATTGATGACGACAGAGTTTTCAAGCTCTTTAGGGTTATTtgatcattcattttcatttgcttCTTCACATCATCTCTTGGACCAATCAACAACTTCATCCTCTCTTCTTACTAAA atgGGAAACCATGAAATTACAAATGCAAAGAGAGCTTACAGTTTGAAACAGCAAAAGCAAAGTCCCAACAAGAAGACGAGAGTAGAGCCTCGCCCCACTTGCCCTCCTTTAAAG attagaaaagagaaactaGGAGACAGAATAGCTGCACTTCAGCAATTAGTGGCACCATTTGGTAAG ACTGATACAGCATCAGTTCTAATGGAGGCCATTAGTTATATTAATTTCCTTCAAAATCAGGTTGAG aTGCTAAGCCACTCTTACATGAAATCATGTCGCAGCAAAAACTACAAAACGACACGTCGG GATGAACTAAATGATgacaaaaaacaagaaagtgATTTAAAAGCCAAAGGATTATGCTTAGTACCATTAGCTTGCATTTCTTACTTACCGGAGGATTCCACCAACGGAGGCAGAATCGGCAGCCTTTGGCCCCCGTTGGCCGCTGCAAATTTCAATAGAAGGTCATTTTGA
- the LOC101214841 gene encoding cyclin-T1-3 yields MARQLPQNHLANHIPGTTPSLCVQEEHLISARKWYFCKQEIENHSPSRKDGIDFKKESQLRKSYCSFLQELGMKLKVPQVTIASAMMLCHRFYMRQSHAKNDWQTIGTASIFLACKIEETPRFLNDVVVVAYELTFKWDPSASKRIRQKEVFNKQKELILIAERLLLSTLAFEVDIQLPYKPLVAALKRLGMAADLGKVAWNFVNDWLCTTLCLEYKPHYIAAGSIFLASKFQKVKLPSDKGKVWWMEFDVSPKQLQEVIQQMLKLFEKDRKQSLPPSKEKPHQPEGLDGQTRVDSSQSCISSVTVSDQSHEAMTESSGCNKSLIPNCCHNQQNINHSISPAEVLPCQTSDTGSSSSVIENGDTGICQNTEENYFDQITQSTSVSIPVSKDCKKINLFQIREAIKRRRLSRATSTKEVLPMNPDIDGEAWIEKELEQGIELEYGSSLNKKRKAS; encoded by the exons ATGGCGAGACAGCTGCCCCAGAATCATCTTGCGAATCACATTCCAGGAACTACCCCTAGCCTTTGTGTGCAGGAGGAGCATCTGATCTCTGCACGAAAATGGTATTTCTGCAAACAGGAAATTGAAAATCATTCGCCCTCTAGGAAGGATGGAATTGATTTCAAGAAAGAGTCTCAACTGCGGAAGTCATATTGCTCATTTCTGCAAGAGCTTGGAATGAAACTGAAAGT GCCTCAAGTAACAATTGCAAGTGCCATGATGCTATGTCACCGGTTCTATATGCGTCAATCCCATGCTAAAAATGACTGGCAG ACAATTGGAACAGCAAGTATATTTCTTGCCTGTAAGATTGAGGAAACACCTCGGTTTCTGAATGATGTTGTTGTTGTGGCTTATGAGTTGACATTCAAATGGGATCCTTCCGCCTCTAAAAGAATTAGACAAAAA GAAGTTTTCAATAAGCAAAAGGAATTAATCTTGATTGCGGAGAGGCTTCTACTGTCAACACTTGCATTTGAAGTTGATATTCAACTTCCCTACAAACCACTTGTTGCTGCTCTAAAAAGATTGGGAATGGCAGCTGACCTTGGGAAGGTGGCCTGgaattttgtaaatgattG GCTTTGTACAACGCTGTGCTTGGAGTACAAACCCCATTACATTGCTGCAGGCTCGATATTTCTTgcttccaaatttcaaaaggtGAAATTGCCTTCGGATAAGGGAAAGGTTTGGTGGATGGAGTTTGATGTTTCGCCAAAACAGTTACAAG AGGTTATACAGCAAATGTTGAAGCTATTTGAGAAAGATAGAAAACAAAGCCTACCACCTTCAAAAGAGAAACCTCATCAGCCAGAAGGTTTAGATGGACAGACAAGGGTTGATAGTTCCCAATCATGTATATCCAGTGTGACAGTTTCTGATCAGAGTCATGAAGCCATGACAGAGTCCAGTGGGTGCAATAAGTCTTTAATACCTAATTGTTGCCATAATCAGCAAAATATAAACCACAGCATCAGTCCTGCGGAAGTTTTACCCTGCCAAACAAGCGACACGGGGAGTTCAAGTAGTGTCATTGAGAATGGTGATACAGGGATTTGTCAGAATACTgaggaaaattattttgatcaGATCACACAGTCAACAAGTGTTTCTATTCCAGTTTCTAAGGACTGCAAAAAGATAAACTTATTTCAAATCAGAGAGGCAATAAAGAGAAGACGACTTTCTAGAGCTACAAGTACGAAGGAAGTACTGCCCATGAATCCAGACATTGATGGCGAAGCATGGATAGAAAAAGAGCTGGAACAGGGAATAGAGCTAGAATACGGATCCTCattgaataagaaaagaaaggcaTCTTGA
- the LOC101214598 gene encoding fatty alcohol:caffeoyl-CoA acyltransferase yields MMVKSPDLPDCRYLSPPVVIRPANPTPKHSLYLSNLDDQSFLRFAIKYVFLFEKGVSLCNLKRSLAILLEHYYPFAGRLRVSAGGGGSSLEFDRKLEVDCNGEGAVFAEGFMDLTAEEFLQMADTPNRSWRKLLYRFENLGFLDIPPLLIQVTNLGCGGMILCTGINHCLSDGVGTSQFLHAWAHLTTKPNLPLPIKPFHFRHVFIPRNPLHVTFPHPQYSKTTPSNNNNAFLLNLLRSLPLRPVSVVFSATDILRLKRRCTPSLKCTSFEAVAAHTWQSWVHSLVIAAAATNTTLIVSPLPPSLPVNLLFSVNVRRRMLHPEPPAGFYGNAFVLACAQSTVKDLTANAAVGNIHHSVTLVQQAKAAVTEEYVRSVVDMLDDRSVRTDMSATLVISQWSKLGLEDLDFGEGKPVHMGPLASDIYCLFLPVCGDLSAVRVLVSVPECVAQKFEFNMKSCCYSDDEDEDTIKNNNNNTNEQKNCFV; encoded by the exons ATGATGGTAAAATCCCCGGACCTCCCGGACTGCCGGTACCTAAGCCCACCAGTGGTAATCCGGCCGGCGAATCCAACCCCAAAACACTCGTTATACCTCTCCAATTTGGACGATCAGAGCTTTCTAAGATTTGCGATTAAGTACGTGTTCTTATTCGAGAAGGGTGTGAGCTTATGCAATCTCAAGCGTTCTCTGGCCATTCTTCTCGAACATTACTACCCATTTGCCGGACGTCTGAGGGTGTCCGCTGGAGGCGGAGGGTCGTCGTTAGAGTTTGATCGGAAACTTGAGGTGGATTGTAATGGGGAAGGAGCGGTTTTTGCTGAGGGGTTTATGGATTTGACGGCGGAGGAGTTTCTTCAAATGGCGGATACGCCTAATCGGTCTTGGAGAAAGCTTCTGTATCGCTTTGAAAATCTTGGTTTCTTGGATATTCCTCCTCTCCTTATTCAG GTGACAAATTTAGGTTGCGGAGGGATGATCCTATGTACCGGAATAAACCATTGCTTATCGGACGGCGTTGGGACTTCACAATTCTTGCATGCTTGGGCCCATCTCACCACCAAACCCAATCTCCCTCTTCCTATCAAACCATTCCATTTCCGCCACGTCTTCATACCTCGCAACCCTCTCCACGTCACCTTCCCCCACCCTCAATATTCCAAAACTACCCCTTCCAATAACAACAACGCCTTCCTCCTCAACCTCCTCCGCTCCCTCCCTCTCCGCCCCGTCTCTGTCGTCTTCTCCGCCACCGACATTCTCCGCCTCAAGCGCCGTTGCACCCCTTCCCTTAAATGCACTTCCTTCGAAGCCGTCGCCGCTCACACCTGGCAATCCTGGGTTCACTCTCTTGTTATTGCTGCCGCGGCCACGAATACAACCCTCATTGTTTCCCCTCTTCCTCCTTCGCTCCCTGTCAACCTCCTCTTCTCTGTCAACGTCCGTCGTCGCATGCTCCACCCCGAACCACCCGCAGGATTCTACGGTAACGCCTTCGTCCTTGCATGCGCCCAATCCACTGTGAAGGACCTTACCGCCAATGCTGCCGTTGGCAACATCCACCATAGCGTGACACTCGTCCAACAAGCGAAGGCGGCCGTGACGGAGGAATATGTGCGGTCGGTGGTGGACATGTTGGACGATAGAAGTGTGAGAACAGACATGTCGGCTACGTTGGTGATTTCGCAATGGTCTAAACTTGGGCTTGAAGATTTGGATTTCGGAGAGGGGAAACCAGTCCATATGGGGCCTCTTGCTAGTGATATTTATTGCCTGTTTTTGCCGGTCTGCGGTGATCTCTCCGCCGTTAGAGTTTTGGTTTCGGTGCCGGAATGTGTGGCTcagaagtttgaatttaatatgaagAGTTGCTGTTACAGTGacgatgaagatgaagatacaattaaaaataataacaataatactaATGAACAAAAGAATTGTTTCGtctga